CGCCTTGAATGTTGCCAAGAAAATGAGCGTCGGACAAAGACTTCAGGTTATTGATAAAAACGGCAAACAGATGTTCATTGGCGTAAGTATAGTCCCTGTTGTAGGTGGTGGACGCCTGGGGCAATGTTACGAAAGGGAAATGGGTGGCCTGGTTGCTGATCACTTCTCTGGCGGCGGTCAGCGCTGCGGGCTTATCTCCCTTGTACAGATGGATCCTCGCCTGCAATCCCTTCACCGCCCAGAAATTCATGTGATGGCGTGTGAATGATCTATAGGGATCGGCAAGGTCATAGGTCTTCACAATCGATTTGTCTTCCGCCAGTAATCCTTCTGCAATTGCCAGGTCGGCGAGACATTTTTCCATCACTTCTTTCACGGTAAGGGCAGGGAAGACCTTCACTTTAAAAAGTGTAACGTAGGGAATAGACTTTGCCTCGGGATTTAATGCAGGCGATGTACCGAACATCCTCAGCAGGTCAAAATGCAGGAAGGCGCGCATAGCCAGGGCTTCACCCTTCAGCTGATTTTTGTAACGGCCGCTGAACTTAATATTGGTTGAGTCCAGGTGTGATAAGATCTGGTTCACGTTTCCGATATTGGCATACATATCCTGCCAGATACTATCTACGTATTTCCTGGCAGAAGGATCGAGGAAATTCAACTTGACGGCCTGTGCGTAGTTGGCATCCGCTGTATTGATATTGTAGCATTGGCCTACCACATCCATGAAGCCGAAAGTGAGGTTCCTGCCATAGGTTCTGGCATCGCTGAGTTTTACGTATACGCCCAGCATGGCGTCCTTGAAGCCGGATTCGGTAGCAAACTGGTCACGTTCACTGATGGTGGTTTCCGGTTGTACGTCCAGCCATTTGTTACATCCCGTAATCAGCATCAGGGACAGGGCAGTAACAGTGTATATGATTTTGTTGAGTTTCATGCTTTGAAAAAATTGTCCGGTTTAGAAATTGGTAACCAGGTTGAAGGTGAACACTCTCGCGAAAGGATAGTCAAGTCCGCGTTCCATTTCAATACTGGACCAGCGTGTGATATTATTGGCGATGAGTGAAAGCCTGGTGGTTTTGAGCTTTGCCTTTTTACTGATATTGTCCGGCAGTTGATAGCTGGCGGAAATGGAACTCAGATTGATGAAATTGTTTTTTTGAAGGAACCTGCTGGTAACATAGGTTTTGGTAGTAACGGTATAGCCGTTTTCATCGCGCAGGCCTTTGTATTTGGTAATGTCTCCGGGATTTTTCCAGCGTTCATTCAATACCCTTTTGTCTGCCTGCCAGGTGAGGTTCAGGTTCTCAACACGATCAGCCAGTGTTTGGTTATAGATCTGCACATCTGTCTGGAAGCTGCAGGCAATGTTGAATGTGATATTCTTAAAGGAGACGCTGCTGCCGAAGTTTCCAAAAAGGCCGCCGCTTGGATCTCCGATGATCACTTTGTCCCTGGCATCCCATACATAGGTCAGTTTGTTATCGGCTGTCAGGAACATTTCGCGGCCGGTGCTGGGGTCGATACCGAGTGAACGTACACCCCAGATAGCATCGGGGCTATAGCCTTCCACATATTTGTTCTGAGGACGAACCTGTTTGAATTGTTCGCTGCCCGATGTTGGATTCCGGTCGTTCAGTTCATTCAGTTTCTTCAGCGAATTGGAGATGCTCAGGATCTTGGATTTGTTGGAATTGCCGTTCAGGAATATTGTCCAGTAGAAACTCTCTTTTGTTTTGTGGATGATATTGTACTTCACGGAGAACTCGTACCCGATATTCTGCAGACTGCCGATATTCTCTTTATAACTGGTAACACCAACCGAAGGTGGCGTATTCACGTCCAGCAGTAGCCTGTCTGTATTCGTAACGTAGAAATCGCCATTCACCTGCAACCTTTCATTGAACATGGTGAGGTCCATGCCGATATTCTTTTTCACGGCCTGCTGCCAGCTGAGGTCAGGGTTGCCATAGGTAGAGAGATTGGTACCGGGAACTCCATGGAAGCTGGTATTGGTGAAATAATTATAGGTAGTGATGGCCTGGTTGGTATTGAAACGGTCATCACCCGTTGTTCCGATAGAACCGCGGACCCTGAATTGATTTATTTGTGGCAGCCCGGTGAAGAATTCTTCCTTGTGCAGGTTCCAGGAACCGCCAAGGCTCCAGAAAGCGGCAAAGCGGTTGTTGCTGCCGAACTGCGAAGCTCCATCAAAACGGAGGCTGCCTTCCACTGCATAGCGCTGGTCCCAGGTGAAACTGAAGTTCTCTCCGAAAGAGACCCTCCTGGAAATATCCTTGTAACCTATCGGTTTTGTATTCTCCGGATAACCATTGCCGAAAAGGATATCGTCCAGTCTTTCATGCGGGAAACCGATCACTGTATATGATATTCCATTCCTGGTGGACTGGTTGATCTCAGTAAGTGCGGTATTGAAAATCTGACCACGACCTATCCGTTTACTGTAGTCGAATTTCAAACGGGTTTGCAGGTTGAAAAACTTAGTGTAGCTCTTGGTATAAGATCCTCGCCTGAGCGGATTGTTCTCGGTTACGAATGAGGTATGCTGTGCTGGCAGGAACTCATCATATTCTTCCGTTTGTTTGCTGATGCCAACACTGCCGGTGATCCTGAAACCGTTACCCACGTTCCATTCTATTTCTGTATTGTTGTTGATATTGTTGTATTCATTCTTGTCTATCACGTTGAGCGTTGAGTTGAACAGAGGATTGGTATAAGCTGTTCCTTCCTCAAACTGTTCCAGCACCTTTACGGGATTACCGGCATCATCGTATGGCGCCCAGTAAGGATTCTGTTTGCTGTAGTCACTGAAATTTCCATAAGGGGAGTTGTTCGCTTTTCCAAAACCGAGGCTCATAGCATTGCGGAAATTGAGACCGCGGTAACGATAGGAAAGCGTCATGTCGCCGGAATAAACATCACGGCTGCTTCCTTTCATTACACCTGCATCGCTTTTGTAATTGACGTTAAGCTGATAGCGCATGTACTGGTCGCCGCCACCGAGGTTCAGCGAGTGATTGCTGCCAACACCATTCCGGAGGGGGAGCGACATCCAGTCTGTATTCACTCCTTTTGCCACCAGTGATTCGCGGTAGGAGAGCAGTCTTCTCCAGTATGCATCCAGGTATGCGCCTGATCCTGTTTGTCCTTCATAGGTAGTGTAGATACCAGCTATCTTTTCCACTTCCAGTTTTTCTTTTGCATTCAGGAGATTGTATACGGAGAGGTCTGGTCCTGTGATGTTGAGGCTTCCGCTGTAGGATGCCTGCAGCTTTCCAGGCGCAGGTTGTTTGGTGTCTACGATGATAACGCCATTGGATGCGCGTGAACCATACATGCTGGTTGCAGCCGCATCCTTCAGAATGGTGTAGGAGGCAATACGGTTGATGTCCAGGTCATAGATCTTCTGCAGGCTTACTTCAAATCCGTCCAGGATGAAGATCGGTTGGTTTGGATTGGAACTATAGCTGGCCATGAAATCGGCGCCGGATTGAGGCACAGAAGAATTGCTCCCCAATGATTGTGAAAAGTTATTGGTGCCGCGGATACTGATATTCGGCAGTTGGTTGGGGTCACTTCCGAACTGGATATTGTCCGGGATCCTGATAGAAGGATCGAATATTTTGATGGCAGAAAGTGCATTGGTCATGCTCATGGCCCTGATCTGGTCACCGGTAATGGTGGTGGCTGCACCGGTGAAGCTTTCTTTCGGGCGTTTATAGATCCCCGTGGTGATCACTTCCGTCATGGCTTGTGCGCGGGGTTTCATGGAAATGAACATCTGACCGTCGAAATCGATACGCGCTTCCACGGGCTCATATCCAACCTGTGTAAAAGTGAGAAGAATTGCGCCTTTCGGTATTTTGATGGTGAAGTATCCGTCTGGGTCGGTCATGGTGCTGATGCGTCTGCCCTTTACCGTTACTGTGGCATTGGGAACAGGCTCGTTCAGTTTTTCTGAACTGGTGATCCGTCCTTTGACAGTGTAAACCGGCACCGTATCATAAAGGGGATAGAGAATGGTCACCAGTTTATTGTCCACTTCGGTGGCAACGGGCAGGAATGGAGTGGCCGGCCTGCGGACGAGCACGATATTGTTTCCACGCTGCACAAATGAAAGCCCCGCGGGCTCCAGAACATTTCCAAGCACCCTGAACAGGAATTCGTTCGTAGCTGTATAAGTGATGTTGGGGCTATTGGCCACATCATTACTTCGCCAGGTAAAATTCAACTTCGTGGTTCTCTCCAGTTCCCGCAATACCTTTTTCAGTGGCATATCCGAAAAACGGACAGTCACTTTCTCCCTGGTATTTTGCCCTGAACTGGTGCCGGCCAACGTCACCAGGCAGGTCAGGAACGCTACCGATAGCAAGGTTACACGCATAAGCAGTTTGGAATTGAAGCAGTTAATTTTGGACAAGGCAAATACCCTGTCCCGGCCTTTGCCGGAAACCAATAAAAGCATAGCTTTACTAAGTTTTGTTAATTCGAAATGGGGTTAATAAAACATCCACCGTTATCGGGTGCCACCGGTAGCGGTTTCTTTTTGGGATCAATCCCTTGTTTTGGTCATCAGTTGATTTGGTTTAATAGTTTTTATTTCTGTTTTATAATGTATTTGCCATTCTTCTTTTCAAAAGCTGCCCCAAGCGATAGACAGATATTATCCAAAGCATTTTCCAGTCCCGAGTTTTTATCGCAGGTGCTGCTCAGGCTCTCATTCAACAGGGCTTCGTCTTCCACTTCGATCTTCGTACTGAAATGACGCTCGAGGTCGAGCAGGATCTCCTTGAGCGACTGGTCCCTGTAATGCAGTTTGCCTGCTTTCCATTCCGCTACTTCATCTTCTTTCACCTGTTTCAGTTCGGCCTCTTCCTTTGCAACGGAAGGCACCATCACAGCCTGACCGGGCGTTAATGTGGCCATCACTTTGTTGGCCTTGCTCACCTGAACTTTTCCACGTTTCACTTCCACGCGTACATCGTGCTGATCAGGATAGGCGCGGATATTGAAAGCGGTGCCCAATACTTTGGTAACTACATTGCCTGTGTAGATCAGGAAAGGGATTTTCTCTGCATGCTTCACGTCGAAGTAGGCTTCTCCCTTGAGGTATACCACGCGGGTGGCGCCATCGAAAGAAGGAGGATAGGTGAGCTCACTGGCGGCATTGAGCCAGACCTGTGTGCCATCGGAAAGCACGAGATGTTTCTGTTCTTTCTTTTCAGTGGATTTGGTTACAGTCTGCGCCAGATGGGTTGTTTGCACATTGTCGCTTTGTTTCAGCAATGCCCATGTGAGCAGTGATGCTACCAGCAGGATGGCTGCTGCTGCGGCCAGCCGGAATGGACTGCGCACCAGGCGTTTCGGCTCGGGCTCGGTCTGTACCGGCTGTTCGGGCAACAGGCTGCCTGTTGCATCCACCCAGGTATGCGAGGGGAGGGTTTGCTCCACCTGTTTGTAAACTTTTTGCAGCATGGCACGCACTGACTCTTCCTGCTGATTGTTCTGCAGCAGGTCCATCAGCTCGTTGAACTCCTGTTGTGTACAGGTCCCATCCAGGAATTTCTGAAAAAGGATCTCGGTTCTGTTCGTCATATGCATGTGTGACGGACAGCTTACAAAAATCTACCAGTGGAATTGAAAAAAAATTTTGAATGACCAGAAATGATAACCGTATCCTGTTCAATACGGGCTGGAAACGGTACAGGCGTCAGCAGTTCAGAATTATGGAAGAATGGAAAGGAATCCGGAAATATTCCGCTTAACGTAGGACCCGATCTGTTTGATGGCTTCGGCCAGATGATTGCGCACAGTATTGGGAGAAAGCTGGAGCTTATCTGCAATCTCTTTTTGCTTCAGTCCCTCATCCTTGTTCATCAGGTACACGATGCGGCGCTGGGGAGGGAGTTGTTTGATGGCATCGCGGATGATACTATGGTATTCTTTTTTCTCCAGAAGCTGCTCTTCCCCGTTGTTGGCGCGCTGCAACTGTTCCCACAATGCCTGACGGTATTCCTTGCGGGTGGCGGTTGCGCGTAAGTGGTCGTAGACGCGGTTTTCAGTAAGCCTGTAAAGGAATGCATTGATGTTCTCGATATCCGGAAGTTTGCTGCGGATGATCCATAATTTCAGGAACACATCCTGAATGATATCCCTGGCTGTAGCATCGGAACGAAGGATCTTCATGATGAACACGTAGAGGCGTTGCTCATATTCACGGAATAGCTCCTGGAACAGTTGTTCCTGAAGATCCTCATGGTGACCCGGGTCGTTATTGGCATTAGGGGTGTTCACTTGCAGTCCGGCCAAAATACAATTTATTTCAATGTGATCATGAAAATTTAATATAGCGTAAGTGCTTTTCCAGGACATAAGAAATCTGTGCAGTCGTAATTAATTGATATTAAATATTGTAAAGGTTTAATATATTGCTATCCCTCCCTGGTCCCTGCTGACCGCCCCTTCCATCATGTTTTAGCTCGTCCTGTATTTCTATTTATCGCACCAGTAAATTCTTACTTTATGCTAAAACAATTCTATTTCGGTTGTGCCTTATTGTTATTTTCAGGATACAGGTGCAGTCGGCATCGCAGGAGAATGCAATGATCAGTGTGGTGAGCGCTTCCGGCTCGAGACTGTACACAGGAAAACATTCGCTTAATCCTGGCAGTAATATGATTGTGATCCCGGCGGGTTCTTATCCCAAAGGTTTGCAGGTTGTGACGCTGCAGAGAAGCGGGGGAGAATTGAAACGGGAAAAGATCTTACTGCGATAACCGGACACTCACCAGTCTTGGAATTTTAGCCCTGGCAGGGCTGAACCTATCCAATGGAGTTCTTTCCGGTTTTTCAGATCCTGGAGGAACGAGGTATTGTGATTGTTCCGGAAGATAATTGAAAAAGCCGTCCTGTAACGGACGGCGCCCTATGTAGATCGACCCCTGCTGAAATCAATGTTGATGATATAAAGATGTACTTTCCTGCCAGCTTTATGCAATCCGCTTATTTTCCGGTCAGTTCCGGTTATTGAACGGTAAAAACAGGACCGCTCTAGGTGCTGAGCTGTCCTTCAATGGAATCATCCAGGGTTTTGCCCATGATGGCGCC
This portion of the Pseudobacter ginsenosidimutans genome encodes:
- a CDS encoding RagB/SusD family nutrient uptake outer membrane protein, with the protein product MKLNKIIYTVTALSLMLITGCNKWLDVQPETTISERDQFATESGFKDAMLGVYVKLSDARTYGRNLTFGFMDVVGQCYNINTADANYAQAVKLNFLDPSARKYVDSIWQDMYANIGNVNQILSHLDSTNIKFSGRYKNQLKGEALAMRAFLHFDLLRMFGTSPALNPEAKSIPYVTLFKVKVFPALTVKEVMEKCLADLAIAEGLLAEDKSIVKTYDLADPYRSFTRHHMNFWAVKGLQARIHLYKGDKPAALTAAREVISNQATHFPFVTLPQASTTYNRDYTYANEHLFAVFINNLKSLSDAHFLGNIQGGPAILPLTETHLKTMYETAAGNSTDIRYNYLFGATGSAWATMKYSQFNIVSNNPESDYLRTHIPLIRISEIYYIAAEAAPTPEEGTAYLNVIRQARGISQLPLNQTVTTLDNELRKEIKKECYAEGQNFYYFKRKNAGKITTIANGSLTVVPANYLLPIPEVEKEYGDY
- a CDS encoding SusC/RagA family TonB-linked outer membrane protein, translated to MRVTLLSVAFLTCLVTLAGTSSGQNTREKVTVRFSDMPLKKVLRELERTTKLNFTWRSNDVANSPNITYTATNEFLFRVLGNVLEPAGLSFVQRGNNIVLVRRPATPFLPVATEVDNKLVTILYPLYDTVPVYTVKGRITSSEKLNEPVPNATVTVKGRRISTMTDPDGYFTIKIPKGAILLTFTQVGYEPVEARIDFDGQMFISMKPRAQAMTEVITTGIYKRPKESFTGAATTITGDQIRAMSMTNALSAIKIFDPSIRIPDNIQFGSDPNQLPNISIRGTNNFSQSLGSNSSVPQSGADFMASYSSNPNQPIFILDGFEVSLQKIYDLDINRIASYTILKDAAATSMYGSRASNGVIIVDTKQPAPGKLQASYSGSLNITGPDLSVYNLLNAKEKLEVEKIAGIYTTYEGQTGSGAYLDAYWRRLLSYRESLVAKGVNTDWMSLPLRNGVGSNHSLNLGGGDQYMRYQLNVNYKSDAGVMKGSSRDVYSGDMTLSYRYRGLNFRNAMSLGFGKANNSPYGNFSDYSKQNPYWAPYDDAGNPVKVLEQFEEGTAYTNPLFNSTLNVIDKNEYNNINNNTEIEWNVGNGFRITGSVGISKQTEEYDEFLPAQHTSFVTENNPLRRGSYTKSYTKFFNLQTRLKFDYSKRIGRGQIFNTALTEINQSTRNGISYTVIGFPHERLDDILFGNGYPENTKPIGYKDISRRVSFGENFSFTWDQRYAVEGSLRFDGASQFGSNNRFAAFWSLGGSWNLHKEEFFTGLPQINQFRVRGSIGTTGDDRFNTNQAITTYNYFTNTSFHGVPGTNLSTYGNPDLSWQQAVKKNIGMDLTMFNERLQVNGDFYVTNTDRLLLDVNTPPSVGVTSYKENIGSLQNIGYEFSVKYNIIHKTKESFYWTIFLNGNSNKSKILSISNSLKKLNELNDRNPTSGSEQFKQVRPQNKYVEGYSPDAIWGVRSLGIDPSTGREMFLTADNKLTYVWDARDKVIIGDPSGGLFGNFGSSVSFKNITFNIACSFQTDVQIYNQTLADRVENLNLTWQADKRVLNERWKNPGDITKYKGLRDENGYTVTTKTYVTSRFLQKNNFINLSSISASYQLPDNISKKAKLKTTRLSLIANNITRWSSIEMERGLDYPFARVFTFNLVTNF
- a CDS encoding FecR family protein, translated to MTNRTEILFQKFLDGTCTQQEFNELMDLLQNNQQEESVRAMLQKVYKQVEQTLPSHTWVDATGSLLPEQPVQTEPEPKRLVRSPFRLAAAAAILLVASLLTWALLKQSDNVQTTHLAQTVTKSTEKKEQKHLVLSDGTQVWLNAASELTYPPSFDGATRVVYLKGEAYFDVKHAEKIPFLIYTGNVVTKVLGTAFNIRAYPDQHDVRVEVKRGKVQVSKANKVMATLTPGQAVMVPSVAKEEAELKQVKEDEVAEWKAGKLHYRDQSLKEILLDLERHFSTKIEVEDEALLNESLSSTCDKNSGLENALDNICLSLGAAFEKKNGKYIIKQK
- a CDS encoding RNA polymerase sigma-70 factor translates to MAGLQVNTPNANNDPGHHEDLQEQLFQELFREYEQRLYVFIMKILRSDATARDIIQDVFLKLWIIRSKLPDIENINAFLYRLTENRVYDHLRATATRKEYRQALWEQLQRANNGEEQLLEKKEYHSIIRDAIKQLPPQRRIVYLMNKDEGLKQKEIADKLQLSPNTVRNHLAEAIKQIGSYVKRNISGFLSILP